The following proteins come from a genomic window of Nitrospirota bacterium:
- a CDS encoding SIS domain-containing protein, with product MPSVFLKNYLLELTGIINMIDAKEFESLVGELAGAYEKQSNIFICGNGGSAATASHFACDINKGVSFGKEKRFRVICLNDSIPTIMAYSNDVSYDSIFVEQLKNFMNAGDLLIGISGSGNSGNVLNAVRYANEKGGKTFGICGYGGGRLKGTAQKSLVVNSKDMQKVEDAHLIILHCVMQWFNAINR from the coding sequence ATGCCATCGGTATTTTTGAAAAATTACCTTTTAGAACTTACAGGCATCATTAATATGATTGATGCAAAGGAGTTTGAAAGCCTTGTCGGCGAGCTTGCCGGCGCATATGAAAAACAGTCAAATATATTCATCTGCGGCAATGGCGGCAGCGCTGCTACTGCATCTCATTTTGCATGTGATATCAACAAAGGCGTGAGTTTTGGCAAGGAGAAAAGATTCAGAGTGATCTGCCTGAATGACAGCATTCCGACAATAATGGCTTATTCTAACGATGTCTCCTATGACAGTATTTTTGTGGAGCAGCTTAAAAATTTTATGAATGCAGGGGATTTGCTCATCGGAATTTCGGGAAGCGGCAACTCAGGGAATGTACTCAATGCTGTCAGATATGCCAATGAAAAGGGGGGAAAGACATTCGGTATCTGCGGTTACGGCGGAGGCAGGTTAAAAGGCACAGCACAGAAATCTCTTGTTGTTAACAGTAAGGATATGCAGAAGGTGGAAGACGCACATTTAATAATTTTGCACTGCGTAATGCAGTGGTTCAATGCAATTAATAGATAA